The window TCCGAGCCGACGAAGGAGGCGACGTAGTCGGTGGCGGGCGCGGCCAGCACGGTGGCCGGCTTCGCGAACTGCTCGATGGTGCCCGTGCCGTAGACGGCGATCCGGTCCCCGAGCCGGATGGCTTCCTCCAGGTCGTGGGTGACCAGCAGGATCGTCTTGCGGACGGTCCTCTGCAGGGCCAGGAACTCGTTCTGGAGCCGTTCGCGGACCACCGGGTCCACCGCGCCGAACGGTTCGTCCATCAGCAGGACCGGCGGGTCGGCGGCCAGCGCCCGGGCCACGCCGACCCGCTGGCGCTGCCCGCCGGAGAGCTGCTCCGGGTAGCGGCCGCCGTACACGGCCGGGTCGAGGCCGACGAGTTCCAGCAGTTCCGCGGCGCGGGCGCGGGCCTTGGACCTGGGGGTGCCGAGCAGGTGCGGGACGGTCGCCGTGTTCTCCAGCACCGTCTTGTGCGGGAAGAGGCCGACCTGCTGGATGACGTAGCCGATGCGGCGGCGCAGCTCGACGGGGTCGGCGGCGGCGATGTCCTCGCCGTCCACCAGGATCCGGCCGGACGTGGGCTCGATCAGCCGGTTGACCATCTTCATCGTGGTCGTCTTGCCGCAGCCGGACGGGCCGACGAGGGTGACCAGCTCGCCCTCCGCGACCTCGAAGGAGAGGTCCCGGACGGCCGTCGTCCCGTCGGGGTAGCGCTTGGTCACTTGCTCGAATCGGATCACCGGACCATCCTTCCTCACGCGCGGGTGTCATTTGTGAAGGGCATGTTGCCCGACTGCGAAGGATTCCGGCCATTGTCGGCGGCGGGGGTTAGGGTCGGTCTGACCAGGCCCTCGGGTCGGACGCGTGTGCGATGACGGGCTGACGGAGCGAGGCGGGGGTGAGCGGCATGGCCGGGCAGAGCTGTCTGGTGGCGAACGACTGGATCTGCTGGGAGTACGTCACCTCCCGCTCCCAGGAGCTCACCGACGCCACCGTCGAGCACATCTGGATCACCGGTCTGTCGGTGGTCA of the Streptomyces sp. NBC_01426 genome contains:
- a CDS encoding ABC transporter ATP-binding protein — its product is MIRFEQVTKRYPDGTTAVRDLSFEVAEGELVTLVGPSGCGKTTTMKMVNRLIEPTSGRILVDGEDIAAADPVELRRRIGYVIQQVGLFPHKTVLENTATVPHLLGTPRSKARARAAELLELVGLDPAVYGGRYPEQLSGGQRQRVGVARALAADPPVLLMDEPFGAVDPVVRERLQNEFLALQRTVRKTILLVTHDLEEAIRLGDRIAVYGTGTIEQFAKPATVLAAPATDYVASFVGSDRGLKRLAVTPVETADLAEQDPEHGKAPAATVALGASLREALAALLQEDEGRVGVTDPDSGALIGVLTPEGVHRALRRSRLQEA